Proteins from a genomic interval of Symmachiella macrocystis:
- the mutS gene encoding DNA mismatch repair protein MutS, which produces MAASKTTASKSDTKKLTPMMQRYLEVKAEYPDSLLLFRMGDFYELFYEDAESAARVLNLTLTSRDKSSANPVPMAGFPYHALDGYLHKLIQAGFRASVCEQVEDPKQAKGLVRREVTRVVTPGTLTEDALLDPRQHNFLATIFPTKTAVGIAWLELSTGRFVTADLAPAHLGDELARLQPSECLVPSGQRPDWLEETLSFADGMLIGERPPWSFAADNAGQTLLKHFGTTTLEGFDVDITSPGVAAAGALLEYVQETQKSSLDHITRLEPYRRGTNLIIDEATRRSLELTQTLRDGARDGSLLSVIDETVSPMGARLLSDWLSNPLTDPVPINRRLDAIEELLPDAVLCRDVRDCLKQTYDLQRLTARIATGRASPRDLGFLAATLTLLPKFKAKLAGRSSELLRELEANLDLCADIRADIDNTLVDEPPLNYTDGGLIRVGFHEKLDELRDLARGGKEWIARYQAAEAERIGIPNLKVGFNKVFGYYLEVTAANADKVPTEYIRKQTLKNQERYITPALKEHEEKVLTAEHQANALEQELFSALRESVRGHVARLQTTAEILAQIDVLTALSVLAVGNDYCRPQLTDDPLLDIRDGRHPVLDRLQPTGQFVPNDVLLDPENCMVQLITGPNMAGKSTYIRQAALLTIMAQMGSFVPANAATIGIADRIFARVGASDELGRGQSTFMVEMTETARILNAATERSVVILDEIGRGTSTYDGISLAWAITEFLHDIIACRTLFATHYHELTELSKTLSATSNWNVSVHEDDDGIVFLHKIVEGSADKSYGIHVARLAGVPTGVLERADVILSTLEADHVDEHGRTKIPRRHTDRNNRQLSLFGVEPHPMLDSIRDMDINTMTPLAALEKLQQMKDELRQ; this is translated from the coding sequence ATGGCCGCATCCAAAACGACTGCTTCCAAAAGCGACACAAAAAAACTGACGCCGATGATGCAGCGGTACTTGGAGGTCAAAGCGGAGTATCCCGATTCGCTGCTGCTGTTTCGAATGGGCGATTTTTATGAACTGTTTTACGAGGATGCCGAGTCAGCCGCGCGGGTTTTGAATCTCACGCTGACCAGCCGAGACAAATCCTCCGCCAATCCGGTGCCAATGGCCGGGTTTCCCTACCATGCGCTGGACGGTTATCTGCATAAATTGATTCAGGCCGGTTTTCGCGCCTCAGTCTGCGAACAGGTCGAAGACCCCAAACAGGCCAAAGGGTTGGTCCGCCGCGAGGTGACACGCGTTGTCACCCCCGGCACACTGACCGAAGACGCTCTGCTCGATCCGCGGCAACACAACTTTTTGGCCACGATCTTTCCCACCAAAACAGCCGTCGGTATCGCGTGGCTGGAACTCTCCACTGGACGCTTTGTCACGGCCGATTTAGCACCGGCGCATCTGGGCGACGAACTGGCGCGGCTGCAACCTTCGGAGTGTCTCGTCCCCAGCGGCCAACGTCCCGACTGGCTGGAAGAGACTCTCAGCTTTGCCGACGGGATGCTGATCGGCGAACGTCCGCCGTGGAGTTTCGCGGCCGACAATGCCGGGCAAACATTACTCAAACACTTTGGTACAACGACGCTGGAGGGGTTCGATGTCGATATCACCTCCCCCGGCGTGGCTGCCGCTGGAGCGCTGTTGGAGTATGTGCAGGAGACGCAAAAAAGTTCGCTGGATCATATTACGCGGCTGGAACCGTATCGTCGCGGCACGAATTTGATCATTGATGAAGCAACCCGCCGCAGCTTGGAATTGACGCAAACACTCCGCGACGGCGCGCGTGACGGCAGCTTGCTCTCGGTGATCGACGAAACCGTTTCGCCCATGGGGGCGCGGTTGCTCTCTGACTGGCTGTCCAACCCGCTCACCGACCCGGTGCCTATTAATCGGCGGCTCGATGCGATCGAGGAGTTGCTGCCCGATGCGGTACTTTGCCGTGACGTCCGCGATTGTTTGAAACAGACCTACGACCTGCAGCGACTGACCGCCCGTATTGCCACCGGCCGCGCCAGCCCGCGGGATCTCGGATTTCTCGCTGCGACTTTGACGCTGTTACCGAAATTCAAAGCCAAGCTTGCCGGCCGCAGCAGTGAATTGTTGCGCGAACTGGAAGCCAACCTCGACCTGTGCGCCGACATCCGCGCCGATATCGACAACACACTCGTTGATGAACCGCCACTCAACTATACCGACGGGGGACTGATTCGCGTTGGTTTTCATGAGAAACTGGATGAACTCCGCGACCTCGCCCGCGGCGGCAAGGAATGGATCGCCCGTTACCAAGCGGCCGAAGCGGAACGGATCGGCATTCCAAATCTGAAAGTCGGTTTCAACAAGGTTTTTGGGTATTACCTGGAAGTCACCGCCGCCAACGCCGACAAAGTGCCGACGGAGTATATTCGCAAACAGACGCTCAAAAACCAAGAACGCTATATCACCCCCGCACTCAAAGAGCACGAAGAGAAGGTGCTCACAGCGGAACATCAAGCAAATGCCTTGGAACAGGAGTTGTTCTCAGCCCTGCGGGAATCGGTCCGCGGACACGTCGCCCGCTTGCAAACCACGGCTGAGATTCTGGCTCAGATCGATGTGCTGACGGCGTTGTCCGTGTTGGCGGTGGGCAACGATTATTGCCGGCCACAACTGACGGACGATCCGTTGCTCGATATTCGCGACGGCCGGCATCCGGTGTTGGATCGACTGCAGCCGACCGGGCAATTCGTTCCCAACGATGTGTTGCTTGATCCGGAAAACTGCATGGTGCAATTGATCACCGGCCCGAACATGGCGGGAAAGAGTACCTATATCCGCCAAGCGGCGCTGCTGACGATCATGGCGCAAATGGGTTCATTCGTCCCGGCCAACGCAGCCACGATCGGCATTGCCGACCGCATCTTCGCGCGGGTCGGGGCCAGCGACGAATTGGGCCGCGGGCAAAGTACGTTTATGGTCGAAATGACCGAGACCGCCCGCATTCTCAACGCCGCCACCGAGCGGAGCGTGGTGATTCTAGATGAAATCGGCCGTGGGACGAGCACCTACGACGGTATTTCGCTCGCCTGGGCAATCACCGAGTTTTTGCACGACATCATCGCCTGCCGCACATTGTTCGCCACGCATTACCACGAGCTGACCGAACTGAGCAAAACGCTTTCAGCCACCAGCAACTGGAACGTTTCGGTGCACGAAGATGACGATGGGATTGTGTTTTTGCACAAAATCGTCGAAGGCTCGGCGGATAAAAGTTACGGCATCCACGTCGCTCGCTTAGCGGGTGTGCCGACCGGCGTGCTGGAACGGGCCGACGTCATTTTATCAACGCTCGAAGCGGACCACGTCGATGAACACGGCCGCACCAAAATCCCCCGCCGCCACACCGACCGCAACAACCGCCAACTTTCACTCTTCGGCGTCGAGCCGCATCCCATGCTGGATTCAATCCGCGACATGGACATCAACACGATGACACCGTTGGCGGCGCTGGAGAAGTTGCAGCAGATGAAGGATGAATTGCGGCAGTGA
- a CDS encoding ribose-phosphate diphosphokinase yields MTELTPAPGPRPGPRPQSFQAPQGDLTLLAGTGNPQLAAKIAAELGVQLLPSEAPRFSEGNVFVRVLENVRGRDVYVIQGVHLPVNDNFMELLFWIDALKRASAQQVTAVIPFFSYSKGDKKDEPRVSIRARVCADALEVAGCDRVLTMDLHSPQIQGFFGIPVDHLYGRHVICDHIQKLNIPDLVVCSPDIGFAKDAAAYADLLGTPVVIGNKLRTSHDETVQALEVIGNVEDKNVLLVDDFTISGGTLIAMADILKLRGAKDIYAAVTHGVLSRGAAPRIGESVIKKLFMTDTIEYRLDEFPDNIEIIPVAPVFAEAIRSVHDRTSVSQLFPEK; encoded by the coding sequence ATGACGGAATTGACACCGGCACCAGGCCCGCGACCAGGGCCGCGGCCCCAATCGTTTCAAGCCCCGCAAGGGGACTTGACGCTGTTGGCGGGGACCGGAAATCCACAATTGGCAGCAAAAATCGCTGCGGAATTGGGTGTGCAACTGCTTCCGTCCGAAGCGCCGCGGTTCAGCGAGGGGAACGTCTTTGTCCGGGTGCTGGAAAACGTCCGCGGCCGCGACGTCTACGTCATTCAAGGCGTCCACCTGCCGGTCAATGACAACTTTATGGAACTGCTGTTTTGGATCGACGCGCTCAAACGAGCCAGCGCACAGCAAGTGACCGCCGTAATTCCCTTTTTCAGCTATTCCAAAGGGGATAAAAAAGACGAACCGCGTGTCTCCATCCGCGCGCGGGTATGCGCCGACGCCTTAGAAGTCGCCGGCTGCGACCGCGTGCTGACAATGGACCTGCACAGTCCGCAAATCCAAGGATTCTTCGGCATCCCCGTCGATCATCTCTACGGCCGGCACGTCATCTGCGATCATATCCAAAAACTGAACATCCCAGATCTGGTCGTCTGTAGCCCCGACATTGGTTTCGCCAAAGATGCGGCTGCCTATGCGGACCTGCTTGGCACGCCGGTTGTCATCGGCAACAAACTCCGCACCAGCCACGACGAAACCGTCCAGGCATTGGAAGTGATCGGCAACGTCGAAGATAAAAACGTGCTGTTGGTGGATGACTTTACCATCTCTGGCGGAACGCTAATTGCCATGGCCGACATTCTCAAACTGCGCGGCGCCAAGGACATCTACGCTGCTGTCACCCACGGCGTGCTCTCCCGCGGAGCAGCGCCGCGTATTGGGGAGAGCGTGATTAAAAAACTGTTCATGACCGACACCATCGAATATCGGCTTGACGAATTTCCCGATAACATCGAAATCATCCCCGTCGCCCCGGTCTTCGCCGAAGCGATCCGCTCGGTCCACGACCGCACCAGCGTCAGCCAACTGTTTCCGGAAAAATAG
- a CDS encoding HPr-rel-A system PqqD family peptide chaperone has protein sequence MTQPHQLWTASRLGTFQWRNWDETETILFHTASGDTHVLSPPAAVVLKELEHASLPFEEIVKRVTISLGDVHDDSLADQVEQLLDDFDQLGLIEPVT, from the coding sequence ATGACACAGCCTCATCAACTGTGGACCGCTTCGCGCTTGGGAACATTTCAATGGCGCAATTGGGATGAAACCGAAACCATTCTGTTTCATACCGCCTCAGGCGATACGCACGTCTTGAGTCCCCCCGCCGCTGTAGTCCTCAAAGAATTGGAACACGCCAGTTTGCCCTTCGAGGAAATTGTGAAACGCGTTACCATCTCACTGGGTGATGTGCACGACGACAGCTTGGCCGATCAGGTCGAGCAACTCTTGGACGACTTCGACCAACTGGGGCTGATTGAGCCGGTTACGTGA
- a CDS encoding HprK-related kinase A yields MKLNDLSITQLVQRAASEGLCWRVGPFIVRLRTPLPDIVENIAFLYAGFPVLDGADYADHEVVVLPRGMTGKRFSIIADGRAIYPSEPRAIAVPLLEWTLNLCVFHQPSTNLILHAAVVERSGCALIMPAVPGSGKSTFCAALAHRGWRLLSDEVAILRRSDGRVVPATRPIGLKDASIDVIQQFAPEAVLGPSWPGTVKGTVAHCLPSPESIRRAGETAQPRWLMFPAYRHGAETELTPISKPRALVHAAADSFNYSVLGTEGFTALSRLVDACDCYELTYSDLEDAVTVVGEWTQLVGSTQPESTPEQSIPAETPPVHTGATQESPAKIGASPLRIRELLLGALRHPEDLEQLSPAEWDVLLRAARVTSLLSSLAVRAAELELLEKIPAGPRPHLEAARTVAIQHERIALWEVKRVERALVEMETPVVFLKGAAYLLAGCRFSRGRVITDVDILLPRQNLAAAEEQFRDWGWIADEESPLDEQYYREWLHELPPLTHFRRGTSLDVHHTILPRTDRLEVRPELLFDEAVPYEEGNDQFLVLCPADMFLHAATHLFRNGDFSKGLRDLADLRGMLEEFATTENFWRQLVTRAEQLDLAGPCYYALRYTARYFDCRIPDDVNAATRAWKPVWPPLMVMDRLVDAAVIPRYLDRIDHRRERAIGILARLYLPRLRVAASPSFWKKRVPQWFGPRKP; encoded by the coding sequence GTGAAGCTAAATGATCTTTCCATAACACAGTTAGTCCAACGGGCAGCCAGTGAGGGCCTGTGTTGGCGCGTGGGACCATTCATTGTCCGCCTGCGAACGCCGCTTCCAGACATCGTCGAGAACATCGCCTTCCTTTATGCCGGCTTCCCGGTACTGGATGGCGCAGACTACGCCGATCATGAAGTCGTGGTCCTTCCCCGCGGTATGACGGGAAAACGGTTCAGTATCATCGCCGATGGGCGCGCGATCTATCCTTCGGAACCGCGCGCCATTGCTGTGCCGTTGTTGGAATGGACGCTCAACCTCTGTGTGTTTCACCAACCGAGCACCAATTTGATTCTGCACGCCGCTGTCGTAGAACGAAGCGGCTGTGCGCTGATCATGCCGGCAGTCCCCGGTTCGGGCAAAAGCACTTTCTGCGCCGCACTGGCGCATCGCGGTTGGCGATTGCTCTCCGATGAGGTGGCGATCTTGCGGCGGAGCGACGGCCGCGTTGTGCCGGCGACCCGGCCCATCGGCCTGAAAGACGCTTCGATCGACGTGATCCAACAATTCGCCCCTGAGGCGGTGCTCGGCCCCAGTTGGCCCGGCACGGTAAAAGGGACAGTCGCGCATTGCCTACCCAGCCCAGAGAGCATCCGTCGTGCGGGGGAGACCGCCCAGCCGCGCTGGTTGATGTTTCCCGCATATCGCCACGGAGCTGAAACGGAGCTGACACCAATCTCCAAACCGCGCGCCTTGGTCCATGCCGCTGCCGATTCCTTCAACTACAGTGTGCTTGGCACCGAGGGCTTTACAGCTTTGTCGCGCTTGGTCGATGCGTGTGACTGTTATGAACTGACTTACAGTGATTTAGAAGATGCGGTGACCGTGGTCGGGGAATGGACCCAGTTAGTTGGCTCGACACAGCCCGAGTCTACTCCAGAGCAATCGATACCGGCCGAGACACCGCCTGTCCACACGGGGGCTACCCAGGAGAGTCCCGCAAAAATCGGCGCATCGCCGCTGCGGATACGCGAATTGCTGTTGGGAGCGCTGCGGCACCCCGAAGATCTAGAACAGCTCTCGCCCGCGGAATGGGATGTGTTGTTACGTGCGGCGCGCGTGACCAGTTTGCTTTCCAGTTTGGCGGTCCGTGCTGCCGAATTGGAATTGCTGGAGAAGATCCCCGCCGGTCCCCGTCCGCACTTGGAAGCCGCGCGAACCGTTGCCATTCAACATGAGCGGATCGCCTTGTGGGAAGTCAAACGGGTTGAACGCGCGCTCGTGGAGATGGAAACACCTGTCGTCTTTCTCAAAGGCGCTGCCTACCTCTTGGCCGGATGCCGCTTTTCAAGGGGGCGCGTGATTACTGATGTCGATATCTTGCTCCCTCGACAAAACTTGGCCGCCGCCGAAGAACAGTTTCGCGACTGGGGATGGATCGCCGATGAGGAAAGCCCGCTCGATGAACAATACTACCGCGAATGGTTGCACGAGTTGCCACCGCTGACACACTTCCGTCGCGGCACGTCGCTCGATGTGCACCATACGATTTTGCCGCGAACTGATCGCTTAGAGGTGCGGCCCGAATTGTTGTTCGACGAGGCGGTCCCTTACGAAGAGGGGAACGATCAATTCCTGGTGCTCTGTCCGGCGGACATGTTTTTACATGCGGCGACGCATCTTTTCCGCAACGGCGATTTTTCCAAAGGCCTGCGGGATTTGGCCGATTTACGGGGCATGCTGGAGGAGTTTGCGACGACCGAGAACTTTTGGCGACAACTCGTGACCCGCGCTGAACAATTGGACTTGGCCGGTCCTTGTTATTACGCCTTGCGGTATACGGCCCGGTATTTCGATTGCCGGATCCCGGATGATGTCAACGCGGCGACGCGGGCCTGGAAACCGGTTTGGCCGCCGCTGATGGTGATGGATCGCCTGGTCGACGCAGCTGTCATCCCCCGCTATCTAGATCGCATCGACCACCGGCGTGAGCGCGCGATCGGGATTTTAGCGCGGTTGTATCTGCCCCGTTTGCGTGTCGCAGCGTCGCCATCGTTTTGGAAAAAGCGCGTGCCACAGTGGTTTGGGCCTCGCAAACCCTAG
- a CDS encoding PQQ-binding-like beta-propeller repeat protein — protein METEFAQVNGAGRTIAIIRLVVAWVGTLSILPYTWGRTIVYWMSQGAPETSFLQLLIATIAGLAVLTYGVGSKFRHPRTKYVLLGCVVASWLAANVALIWTNSGTVISRFSLLPGFLPATLFVLWLGWIAFLPWSWRRRLFVTCVTAVLLVPFLMFYRVAGLTGDGKVDFAFRTTAQRTFAADNKPQANDAVDPAEHTLNVAPGDFPQFLGPDRNGVIAGVNLARDWEANPPQLLWRKPVGYGWSGFSIVGDYALTQEQRNDQECVVCYDINTGNEIWVHGDDAFYDSTLGGPGPRGTPTVSENRVYTWGATGVLDCLDGTTGESIWSKNVLEESDANNLTYGTSSSPLVTDTLVMIGLTGGEHPALVGYDRETGEKVFAAGEWKTSYSSPILVNVDGVPQVLNFTRSGLLSHDPETGQVLWQHDFGNDQGINASQPLMVPGRDDQIFLSSGYGVGSELITVKRTDGKWNITSEWTSRRMATKFTTAVIDGDYVYGLDNGIFACISLKTGKHVWKKGRYGHGQILQVGDLILVQTEKGPVVLVDPDPEKLIELGRIPALSSKTWNTLAFAHGILIVRNDLEAACYELPLAKPAE, from the coding sequence ATGGAAACTGAATTTGCACAGGTCAACGGTGCCGGCCGGACGATTGCGATTATTCGCTTGGTCGTCGCCTGGGTCGGGACGTTATCCATACTGCCCTACACATGGGGTCGCACGATCGTATATTGGATGTCCCAAGGGGCACCGGAAACATCGTTTCTGCAATTGCTGATCGCCACCATTGCTGGGTTGGCGGTGCTGACCTATGGAGTGGGCAGTAAATTCAGGCACCCCCGCACCAAATACGTGCTGTTGGGCTGCGTCGTGGCCTCCTGGTTGGCGGCCAATGTGGCGTTGATTTGGACGAACTCCGGCACGGTGATTTCGCGGTTTTCTCTGCTGCCGGGATTTTTACCGGCGACGCTATTTGTGCTCTGGCTGGGTTGGATTGCGTTTTTGCCCTGGTCCTGGCGGCGACGGTTGTTTGTGACCTGCGTGACGGCGGTGTTGCTCGTCCCGTTTCTCATGTTTTATCGCGTGGCCGGTTTGACCGGCGATGGCAAAGTCGACTTTGCATTTCGCACGACCGCACAGCGGACGTTTGCCGCAGACAATAAACCCCAAGCCAATGACGCGGTTGATCCCGCTGAACACACGCTGAACGTGGCCCCGGGTGATTTTCCGCAGTTTCTCGGCCCGGATCGCAACGGTGTCATCGCGGGTGTGAATTTGGCTCGCGACTGGGAAGCGAATCCGCCCCAATTGTTGTGGCGTAAACCGGTGGGGTACGGTTGGAGCGGATTTTCCATCGTGGGTGATTACGCGCTGACGCAAGAACAGCGCAACGACCAGGAATGCGTGGTCTGTTATGACATCAATACCGGCAATGAAATCTGGGTGCACGGCGACGATGCCTTTTACGATTCCACGCTGGGCGGCCCCGGCCCGCGGGGGACTCCGACCGTTAGCGAGAATCGCGTTTATACTTGGGGCGCCACCGGCGTGCTGGATTGCTTGGATGGTACAACCGGGGAGTCGATTTGGTCAAAAAACGTGCTGGAGGAATCCGACGCAAACAATCTCACCTATGGCACGAGTTCGTCGCCGCTGGTGACCGACACATTGGTAATGATCGGATTGACCGGCGGCGAGCACCCCGCTTTGGTCGGCTACGATCGAGAGACGGGCGAAAAAGTTTTTGCCGCAGGGGAATGGAAAACCAGTTACAGCTCGCCGATTTTGGTGAACGTCGACGGTGTTCCTCAGGTCTTGAACTTCACGCGCAGTGGCCTGCTCAGCCATGATCCGGAAACCGGCCAGGTGTTGTGGCAACATGATTTTGGTAACGATCAAGGGATCAACGCCTCGCAACCGTTAATGGTCCCCGGGCGAGACGATCAAATCTTTCTCAGTAGCGGATACGGTGTGGGCAGCGAATTGATCACTGTCAAACGGACCGATGGCAAGTGGAACATCACCTCAGAATGGACCAGCCGCCGTATGGCTACGAAATTCACCACAGCGGTGATCGACGGCGACTACGTCTATGGTTTGGACAACGGCATCTTCGCCTGCATTTCGTTGAAAACCGGCAAGCATGTCTGGAAGAAAGGGCGCTACGGACACGGACAAATCCTGCAGGTGGGCGACTTAATTCTTGTGCAAACCGAAAAGGGGCCGGTGGTGCTCGTTGATCCCGATCCGGAAAAACTGATCGAGCTCGGCCGCATCCCCGCCTTGTCCAGCAAGACTTGGAACACGCTCGCCTTCGCACACGGCATACTGATTGTCCGCAACGATCTGGAAGCCGCTTGTTACGAATTGCCGTTGGCGAAACCGGCCGAATAG
- a CDS encoding SpoIIAA family protein produces the protein MLDHKLLEAEGILVLTPQAPLTSDDFKGIAAEVDPYIDSKGNLQGILIEAESFPGWHDFGSFVSHVQFVRNHHRHVKKIAAVSDSEFLTIAPKIASHFVQAEVRHFAFGDREAAMTWLKE, from the coding sequence ATGCTAGATCACAAATTGCTCGAAGCTGAAGGCATTCTCGTACTGACTCCCCAGGCACCTTTAACGTCGGACGACTTCAAAGGGATTGCAGCAGAGGTCGACCCTTACATCGATTCGAAGGGGAATCTCCAAGGAATTCTGATCGAGGCGGAGTCCTTCCCGGGGTGGCACGACTTTGGCTCCTTTGTTTCACACGTACAATTCGTACGCAATCATCATCGCCATGTGAAAAAGATCGCAGCCGTTTCCGACAGTGAGTTCCTCACAATCGCACCAAAGATCGCCAGCCATTTTGTCCAAGCCGAAGTGCGGCACTTTGCATTCGGAGACCGGGAAGCGGCCATGACATGGCTCAAAGAATGA
- a CDS encoding sugar phosphate isomerase/epimerase family protein has product MTATPQPHDTHPDRRHFLKQSLALGAAVAGGTVLSQEVTAAKPIVRTGKPYMKLSLAAYSYRKYLDFKNPTMTMPDFITEAASLNLDGCELTSYWFANYPAEIDTAYLLSLKEQAFRLGLDISGTAINNNFCLPEGEARQKSLEHTRRWIDYAAIIGAPVIRIFAGYVPQEETFDDALERCVAGVNESLDYAAQKGVVLAIENHGGITAEADGLLAICERVQDSPWFGVNFDSGNFRTADPYGDLAKIAPYAVNAQIKVDMKPADRPQEPADLDRIIKILDDAGYRGYVVLEYEGKGEPKTEIPKYINQLRKAIGR; this is encoded by the coding sequence ATGACAGCCACACCACAACCGCACGATACCCATCCGGACCGCCGCCATTTTCTGAAACAAAGTTTGGCCCTCGGGGCAGCGGTGGCCGGCGGCACGGTCCTCTCTCAAGAAGTCACGGCCGCCAAACCAATCGTGCGAACTGGCAAGCCGTATATGAAGCTCAGCTTGGCGGCCTATTCGTACCGCAAGTATCTGGATTTCAAAAACCCCACAATGACGATGCCCGATTTCATCACCGAGGCGGCGTCGCTCAATCTCGATGGATGTGAACTGACCAGTTATTGGTTTGCGAATTACCCTGCAGAAATTGACACCGCGTATTTGCTCTCGCTCAAGGAACAGGCGTTTCGCTTGGGGTTGGATATTTCCGGCACAGCGATCAACAACAACTTCTGCCTGCCGGAAGGAGAAGCCCGGCAAAAGTCGTTGGAACATACGCGACGCTGGATCGACTATGCCGCCATCATCGGCGCACCGGTGATCCGCATCTTTGCCGGTTATGTCCCGCAAGAGGAGACGTTTGACGACGCCTTAGAGCGGTGCGTCGCCGGCGTGAACGAATCGCTGGACTATGCCGCTCAAAAGGGGGTCGTGCTGGCGATCGAAAACCACGGGGGGATCACAGCCGAGGCGGACGGTCTGTTGGCAATCTGCGAACGCGTGCAAGATTCGCCTTGGTTTGGTGTGAACTTTGACAGCGGCAATTTCCGCACGGCGGACCCGTATGGCGATTTGGCCAAGATCGCGCCGTATGCCGTCAACGCGCAAATCAAGGTCGACATGAAACCAGCCGACCGACCGCAAGAACCGGCGGACCTCGATCGGATTATCAAGATTCTGGACGATGCCGGATATCGCGGGTATGTGGTGTTGGAGTACGAAGGCAAAGGCGAACCAAAAACCGAGATCCCCAAATACATCAATCAGCTCCGTAAGGCGATCGGGCGTTAG
- a CDS encoding dihydrodipicolinate synthase family protein produces MPNSAKLQGIFTPNLVPLDARGEIDEGELRRYTDWLIDRGVHGLYPNGSTGEFTRFTVEERRRIIEIMVDQTRGRVPILAGAAEANVKETIKACEFYHELGVRAVAIVAPFYYKLSPESVYAYFAEIGRNTPVDVTLYNIPMFASPIDVPTVQRLADNFEKIVAIKDSSGDIPHMIRMIQAVRPNRPEFSFLTGWDAALMPLLLIGCDGGTNATSGVVPEITRKLYDLTTAGQLDEARQVQYDLVTLFDAMLYSAEFPEGFRAAVELRGFNMGTGRQPMSENQSTDLGMLSKTLQCLLAEQGFTGQPVGGCPVQANTVDRSEVDAIVQNVMSELQRRGMA; encoded by the coding sequence ATGCCGAATTCCGCCAAACTCCAAGGTATTTTTACGCCCAATCTTGTGCCCCTCGATGCCCGGGGTGAAATCGATGAAGGGGAACTGCGGCGTTATACCGATTGGCTGATCGATCGGGGCGTGCATGGTTTGTATCCCAACGGGTCGACCGGCGAATTCACCCGCTTCACGGTTGAGGAGCGGCGGCGGATTATTGAAATCATGGTCGATCAGACGCGGGGCCGCGTACCGATTCTCGCCGGAGCCGCCGAAGCCAACGTCAAGGAAACGATCAAAGCCTGCGAGTTCTATCACGAGCTGGGGGTGCGGGCGGTCGCGATCGTGGCGCCGTTCTATTACAAGCTCAGCCCCGAATCAGTCTACGCCTACTTCGCCGAGATTGGCCGCAATACACCAGTCGACGTCACGCTGTACAACATTCCCATGTTTGCCAGCCCGATCGATGTGCCGACCGTGCAACGGCTGGCCGACAACTTCGAGAAGATCGTGGCGATCAAGGATTCCTCGGGCGACATCCCGCACATGATTCGCATGATTCAAGCAGTGCGGCCCAATCGGCCGGAGTTCAGTTTTTTGACCGGTTGGGATGCGGCACTGATGCCGCTGTTGTTGATCGGTTGCGACGGCGGAACCAATGCCACCTCCGGTGTCGTGCCGGAAATTACTCGTAAACTTTACGACCTCACCACTGCCGGCCAGCTTGATGAAGCACGGCAAGTGCAATACGACCTGGTAACGTTGTTCGACGCGATGCTGTATTCCGCCGAATTCCCCGAAGGCTTCCGCGCCGCTGTCGAGTTACGCGGCTTCAACATGGGCACCGGCCGTCAACCGATGTCGGAAAACCAAAGTACCGACCTCGGCATGCTCAGCAAAACGTTACAATGCCTGTTGGCCGAGCAAGGCTTCACCGGCCAACCGGTCGGCGGTTGCCCCGTCCAGGCCAACACAGTGGACCGCAGCGAGGTCGACGCGATCGTCCAAAACGTGATGTCCGAACTCCAGCGCCGCGGCATGGCGTAA
- a CDS encoding HYExAFE family protein, whose product MGLRCNHYDVAFEEFLRGRKTPYVFVDERRRALLDGASLKSMDFIVYSPGETNLLVDVKGRRFPSGRRTDGHKWENWTGAEDVPALLQWQEVFGTGFRGLLAFAYHIVHEKHCQHFDELFEFRGRRYAFFGVWADAYLEVMKTRSAGWDTVCLPSREFRRLRVPLSELL is encoded by the coding sequence ATGGGCCTGCGGTGCAATCATTACGATGTGGCGTTCGAAGAATTTCTGCGCGGACGCAAGACGCCTTACGTCTTTGTCGACGAACGCCGCCGCGCGTTGCTGGACGGCGCTTCGCTCAAGTCGATGGACTTTATTGTCTATTCTCCCGGCGAGACCAATCTTCTGGTCGATGTGAAGGGGCGGCGGTTTCCTTCCGGGCGTCGCACAGACGGGCACAAGTGGGAGAACTGGACCGGTGCCGAAGATGTGCCGGCGCTGTTGCAATGGCAGGAAGTGTTCGGCACAGGATTTCGCGGGCTGCTGGCCTTTGCCTATCACATTGTGCACGAAAAGCACTGTCAGCATTTCGACGAACTGTTTGAATTTCGCGGCCGCCGTTATGCGTTCTTCGGCGTCTGGGCCGATGCCTATCTGGAGGTCATGAAAACCCGCTCCGCCGGTTGGGATACGGTGTGCCTGCCGAGTCGCGAGTTTCGCCGCCTGCGGGTTCCGCTCAGCGAATTGTTATAA